From Mucilaginibacter rubeus, a single genomic window includes:
- a CDS encoding glycosyl hydrolase translates to MRKYVFTICLCCLFLPGIAQQRKASTSEDGLKQAFLHPPESAKPWVFWYWMQGAVSREGITADLQAMKQAGIAGAYLMPIKGPANPPFITPSINQLSPEWWAMVKFTMQEADRMGLKLAMHDSDGFALAGGPWITPELSMQKVVWSKVELEGGKVYHDTLPVPKHYKNYYKDIEILAYPSLQGEGISSYDEHPKVSTSVANTDVQYLAEKGNTKSFTSNEQCWLQLEFEKPFTCRSLIIHTSASNYQSQRLLLEISDDGKNYRSIGRLEPPRHGWQDGDAEITNSIAPTTARYFRFTYDKEGSEPGAEDLDFAKWKPTLKLSGIELLGEPRIHQYESKTGEVWRLSKQTTNAQLPANLCVDKSKIINLTDKLGADGKLNWQVPAGNWTIIRIGHTSTGHTNATGGGGIGLECDKFNPEAAKIQFDNWFGEAVKQAGPELAKRVLKIFHVDSWECGSQNWSPVFAAKFQKRRGYDLLPYLPLMAGVPMESAEKSEKVLADVRQTIAELLVDNFYGTMAKLAHEKGCTFTAESMAPTMMSDGMLHYQKADIPMGEFWFRSPTHDKPNDMLDAISGGHIYGKNIIQAEAFTELRLLWDEHPGMLKTTADRNFALGINRYVFHVNVHNPWLDRKPGMTLDGIGLFFQRDQTWWQPGKAWFDYISRCQAMLQQGHPVADIAVFTGEETPRRAILPDRLLTTLPGIFGVERVRQETERLANKGVPIINSIEDASHSANMALPENWIDPLRGYAYDSFNKDALLRLATVKNGRIILPGGASYAMLVIPGVSPMSPQPWQLSAEVVKKLQQLVNEGATILLGDERMKAVLKDKVLIGPYQKETFDELGLPRDLTATDSVNQPAKDLAWTHRSSANLDIYFISNQQALNRTIDLSLRAAGRTPELWDPLTGEIRQLHTTSKSPRTNIKLELAANGSAFIIFRNSSSKAKIKDNKSAHFKTIQTFTNWQVQFDPKYGGPAKPVIFDQPEDWSRYANDSIKYYSGTAVYSHTFQFTGKAGVKTYLDLENVANIAEVYVNGINCGTAWTYPYQVDISKAIKHGENKLVIKVTNTWANRLMGDHALSENKRITWTNAPYRLEGRPLLPAGLLSPVKLLIDIP, encoded by the coding sequence ATGAGAAAATACGTTTTCACAATTTGCCTTTGCTGCCTGTTTTTACCGGGGATAGCTCAGCAGCGAAAAGCATCAACCTCCGAGGATGGTTTGAAGCAGGCCTTTTTGCACCCGCCCGAATCGGCAAAGCCCTGGGTATTTTGGTATTGGATGCAAGGCGCTGTAAGCCGTGAAGGGATCACCGCCGATTTGCAGGCCATGAAACAGGCGGGCATTGCTGGGGCATATTTAATGCCCATTAAGGGGCCTGCTAATCCGCCATTTATTACCCCATCAATCAATCAGCTAAGCCCGGAGTGGTGGGCGATGGTAAAGTTTACCATGCAGGAAGCCGACAGAATGGGCTTAAAACTGGCTATGCACGATAGCGATGGTTTTGCATTGGCGGGTGGCCCATGGATAACCCCGGAGCTTTCCATGCAAAAAGTAGTATGGTCAAAAGTTGAGCTTGAAGGTGGCAAAGTTTATCACGATACATTGCCTGTCCCTAAGCACTATAAAAACTATTATAAAGATATCGAGATACTGGCCTATCCGTCGCTCCAGGGCGAGGGGATAAGCAGTTATGATGAGCATCCGAAGGTAAGCACCAGTGTAGCGAATACGGACGTGCAATATCTTGCAGAAAAAGGAAATACCAAAAGTTTTACAAGCAACGAGCAATGTTGGCTGCAGCTTGAATTTGAAAAGCCTTTTACCTGCCGCTCGCTCATTATCCATACTTCGGCAAGTAATTACCAGTCGCAACGGTTGTTGCTTGAGATAAGTGATGACGGTAAAAATTATCGTTCGATAGGTAGGTTGGAGCCGCCACGCCATGGCTGGCAGGATGGGGATGCTGAGATCACAAACTCCATCGCTCCGACGACTGCCAGATATTTCAGGTTCACCTACGATAAAGAAGGTTCGGAACCCGGAGCAGAAGACCTTGACTTTGCCAAATGGAAACCAACTTTAAAATTATCGGGCATTGAATTATTAGGCGAACCGCGCATTCATCAGTATGAAAGCAAAACCGGTGAGGTTTGGCGTTTGAGCAAGCAAACTACAAATGCCCAATTACCGGCTAACCTTTGTGTAGATAAAAGCAAGATCATTAACCTTACCGATAAATTAGGAGCAGACGGCAAACTGAATTGGCAGGTGCCTGCGGGTAATTGGACAATTATCCGTATCGGACATACTTCTACCGGGCATACCAATGCTACCGGCGGTGGCGGTATTGGTTTGGAGTGCGATAAGTTTAATCCCGAAGCCGCCAAAATACAGTTTGATAACTGGTTTGGAGAGGCCGTGAAGCAGGCGGGGCCGGAGTTGGCAAAGCGTGTACTGAAAATCTTTCATGTGGATAGCTGGGAATGCGGAAGCCAAAACTGGTCGCCGGTATTTGCTGCCAAATTTCAGAAGCGACGCGGGTATGACCTGCTGCCGTATCTGCCTTTAATGGCCGGCGTGCCGATGGAAAGCGCGGAAAAATCCGAAAAAGTATTGGCCGATGTAAGGCAAACCATAGCCGAATTACTGGTAGATAATTTCTACGGTACAATGGCCAAGCTGGCGCATGAAAAAGGCTGCACGTTCACCGCCGAAAGCATGGCACCAACCATGATGAGCGATGGCATGCTGCATTACCAAAAGGCCGATATCCCGATGGGCGAGTTCTGGTTCCGGAGTCCTACGCATGATAAGCCCAATGATATGCTGGATGCCATATCGGGCGGGCACATCTATGGTAAAAATATTATCCAGGCTGAGGCTTTTACCGAACTGCGGTTATTATGGGACGAACATCCCGGTATGCTCAAAACCACTGCCGACCGCAATTTTGCCCTCGGCATCAACCGTTATGTTTTTCATGTAAACGTACATAACCCATGGCTTGACCGTAAGCCCGGTATGACGCTGGATGGTATAGGCCTGTTTTTCCAGCGCGACCAAACTTGGTGGCAACCCGGTAAAGCCTGGTTTGATTATATCAGTCGCTGCCAGGCCATGTTACAGCAGGGACACCCGGTGGCCGATATCGCTGTTTTTACCGGCGAAGAAACACCGCGCCGTGCTATTTTGCCCGACAGGTTGCTTACTACTTTGCCTGGAATCTTCGGTGTGGAACGGGTAAGGCAAGAAACTGAACGCCTGGCCAACAAAGGTGTGCCCATCATTAATTCAATTGAAGATGCGAGCCACTCGGCTAATATGGCGTTACCCGAAAACTGGATAGACCCGCTGAGAGGATATGCCTACGATTCCTTCAATAAAGACGCGCTGCTGCGTTTAGCTACGGTAAAAAACGGCAGGATCATTTTGCCCGGTGGTGCAAGCTATGCCATGCTGGTGATTCCCGGGGTAAGCCCGATGTCGCCTCAGCCCTGGCAATTATCGGCAGAGGTCGTTAAAAAGCTTCAGCAACTGGTTAATGAAGGTGCTACCATTCTATTGGGCGATGAGCGGATGAAAGCTGTTTTGAAAGATAAAGTACTCATCGGCCCTTACCAAAAAGAAACATTTGATGAATTAGGTCTACCCCGTGATTTGACCGCGACAGACTCCGTTAATCAGCCCGCAAAGGATTTGGCTTGGACACATCGGAGCTCAGCTAATCTTGATATCTATTTTATTTCCAATCAGCAGGCTTTAAATCGTACAATTGATTTATCGTTGAGGGCGGCAGGCCGTACCCCTGAACTTTGGGATCCTTTAACCGGTGAGATCAGGCAATTGCATACAACCAGTAAATCACCCCGTACAAATATTAAGCTTGAGTTGGCCGCCAACGGCTCTGCCTTTATCATTTTCAGAAATTCCTCTTCTAAGGCAAAAATCAAGGATAATAAATCTGCTCATTTTAAAACGATACAAACTTTTACAAACTGGCAGGTACAGTTCGATCCTAAATATGGAGGCCCTGCGAAACCTGTAATATTCGATCAGCCTGAAGACTGGTCGCGCTATGCCAATGATAGCATAAAGTATTATTCAGGAACGGCGGTTTACAGTCACACGTTTCAGTTTACCGGAAAAGCAGGGGTCAAAACATATCTTGACCTGGAAAATGTCGCTAACATAGCCGAAGTGTATGTAAACGGTATCAATTGCGGCACGGCCTGGACATATCCTTACCAGGTAGACATCAGTAAAGCCATTAAGCATGGTGAAAATAAGCTGGTAATCAAAGTAACCAACACCTGGGCAAACCGCCTGATGGGCGATCATGCCCTGTCCGAAAATAAACGTATTACATGGACAAACGCGCCTTACCGGTTGGAAGGTCGCCCGCTTTTACCGGCCGGCTTGCTGAGCCCGGTGAAATTGCTCATTGATATCCCTTAA